One Amphiprion ocellaris isolate individual 3 ecotype Okinawa chromosome 5, ASM2253959v1, whole genome shotgun sequence genomic region harbors:
- the LOC111575252 gene encoding sodium- and chloride-dependent GABA transporter 2-like isoform X1: protein MEEYKTNVERQPQENQETSKDDKCIMDKPYGTDVKFRLSTSTDHPAPSTHPRGQWSSKLEFLLAVAGQIIGLGNVWRFPYLCYKNGGGVFFIPYLLFLFTCGIPLFLLETSLGQYTKQGSITCWKKICPLFEGMGYGSQVVVLYSSIYYIIILAWAFLYLFSCFTSELPWASCRNSWNTDACVEFDQRPDYFNMTISENATSPVREFWERRVLNITGSINELGSIQWELALCLLLSWIICYFCVWRGVKSTGKVVYFTATFPYVMLAVLLVRGVTLPGALDGIKFYLYPDPSRLTDPQVWMDAGTQIFFSYAICIGCLTALGSYNKYDNNCYKDCLYLCLLNSGTSFVAGFAIFSALGFMAYEQNTDISKVAEAGPGLAFIAYPRAVAMMPVPQLWAIFFFIMIILLGLDSEFVGLEALVTAISDMNPAFFHTGHRRKLLLLAISVGCFFIGLVMVTQGGLYIFQVFDYYACSGMTILLFAALQSLCIGWVYGADRFYGNIEDMIGYKPLSLIKYCLKYITPVICVGTFIFSLVKYTPLKFNNSIMYPWWGYALGWWFTLSSTLMVPFWMVYNLVVTPGTLRQRISVLCTPAEDLPLTKSEKKALELLDMHSSLDKIVSL from the exons ATGGAAGAATataaaacaaatgtagaaaGACAACCACAAGAAAATCAAGAAACTTCAAAAGACGACAAATG CATAATGGATAAGCCCTATGGTACAGATGTCAAGTTCAGGCTGAGCACAAGCACAGATCACCCTGCGCCAAGCACCCACCCCAGAGGACAGTGGTCCAGCAAACTGGAATTCCTCTTGGCTGTTGCAGGACAAATCATAGGTTTAGGAAATGTGTGGCGGTTTCCTTACCTTTGCTACAAAAATGGAGGAG GGGTTTTCTTCATCCCTTATTTACTCTTCCTCTTCACCTGCGGCATTCCCTTGTTTCTGCTGGAGACGTCTCTTGGCCAGTACACTAAACAAGGAAGCATTACCTGCTGGAAGAAAATTTGTCCCCTATTTGAAG gAATGGGTTATGGCAGTCAAGTGGTTGTTTTATACTCCAGCATCTATTATATTATCATATTGGCTTGGGCCTTCCTGTATCTCTTCTCTTGTTTTACCTCTGAACTTCCCTGGGCGAGCTGCAGAAACAGCTGGAACACAG ATGCTTGTGTGGAGTTTGATCAAAGGCCTGATTATTTTAACATGACCATATCTGAAAATGCAACATCACCAGTGAGAGAGTTTTGGGA GAGAAGAGTTTTGAATATCACAGGAAGCATCAATGAGTTAGGCAGCATACAGTGGGAGCTGGCGCTGTGTCTTCTGCTGTCCTGGATCATCTGTTACTTTTGTGTCTGGAGAGGAGTAAAGTCTACCGGGAAG GTGGTTTATTTTACTGCTACATTTCCATATGTGATGTTGGCAGTGTTGCTTGTGCGTGGAGTCACATTGCCTGGGGCTTTAGATGGGATCAAGTTTTACCTCTACCCAGACCCATCCCGCCTCACTGATCCCCAG GTGTGGATGGATGCTGgaacacaaatatttttttcctacgCTATTTGCATTGGGTGTCTAACTGCACTTGGCAGCTATAATAAGTATGACAATAACTGCTACAA ggaTTGTCTGTATTTGTGCCTTCTGAACAGTGGAACCAGTTTTGTTGCTGGCTTTGCCATTTTCTCTGCACTTGGATTCATGGCATATGAGCAGAACACAGACATATCAAAAGTGGCAGAAGCAG GTCCCGGCTTGGCATTTATTGCTTATCCTCGAGCAGTTGCCATGATGCCTGTTCCTCAGCTCTGGGCGATATTCTTTTTCATTATGATCATCCTACTGGGACTAGACAGTGAG tttgtggGTCTGGAAGCTCTTGTGACAGCAATTTCTGACATGAACCCAGCCTTCTTCCACACTGGCCATCGACGTAAACTTCTGCTGCTTGCTATCAGTGTTGGATGTTTTTTCATTGGTCTAGTGATGGTTACACAG GGTGGACTGTACATCTTCCAGGTGTTTGACTACTACGCCTGTAGTGGGATGACTATACTTCTCTTTGCCGCACTACAGTCTCTGTGCATTGGATGGGTATATG GTGCAGACCGATTTTATGGAAACATAGAGGACATGATTGGATACAAGCCTTTATCCCTGATTAAGTACTGTTTGAAATATATCACTCCAGTAATCTGTGTG GGaacatttattttctccttGGTCAAATACACGCCCCTGAAATTCAACAACTCAATTATGTATCCATGGTGGGGTTACGCTCTTGGCTGGTGGTTCACACTCTCCTCAACACTCATGGTTCCTTTCTGGATGGTGTACAACCTGGTCGTCACTCCGGGTACACTGCGACAG AGGATCTCGGTCTTGTGCACTCCGGCTGAAGACCTGCCTTTGACCAAATCAGAGAAGAAAGCTCTTGAACTGCTCGACATGCATTCATCTCTGGACAAGATAGTATCTTTGTGA
- the LOC111575252 gene encoding sodium- and chloride-dependent GABA transporter 2-like isoform X2 has product MDKPYGTDVKFRLSTSTDHPAPSTHPRGQWSSKLEFLLAVAGQIIGLGNVWRFPYLCYKNGGGVFFIPYLLFLFTCGIPLFLLETSLGQYTKQGSITCWKKICPLFEGMGYGSQVVVLYSSIYYIIILAWAFLYLFSCFTSELPWASCRNSWNTDACVEFDQRPDYFNMTISENATSPVREFWERRVLNITGSINELGSIQWELALCLLLSWIICYFCVWRGVKSTGKVVYFTATFPYVMLAVLLVRGVTLPGALDGIKFYLYPDPSRLTDPQVWMDAGTQIFFSYAICIGCLTALGSYNKYDNNCYKDCLYLCLLNSGTSFVAGFAIFSALGFMAYEQNTDISKVAEAGPGLAFIAYPRAVAMMPVPQLWAIFFFIMIILLGLDSEFVGLEALVTAISDMNPAFFHTGHRRKLLLLAISVGCFFIGLVMVTQGGLYIFQVFDYYACSGMTILLFAALQSLCIGWVYGADRFYGNIEDMIGYKPLSLIKYCLKYITPVICVGTFIFSLVKYTPLKFNNSIMYPWWGYALGWWFTLSSTLMVPFWMVYNLVVTPGTLRQRISVLCTPAEDLPLTKSEKKALELLDMHSSLDKIVSL; this is encoded by the exons ATGGATAAGCCCTATGGTACAGATGTCAAGTTCAGGCTGAGCACAAGCACAGATCACCCTGCGCCAAGCACCCACCCCAGAGGACAGTGGTCCAGCAAACTGGAATTCCTCTTGGCTGTTGCAGGACAAATCATAGGTTTAGGAAATGTGTGGCGGTTTCCTTACCTTTGCTACAAAAATGGAGGAG GGGTTTTCTTCATCCCTTATTTACTCTTCCTCTTCACCTGCGGCATTCCCTTGTTTCTGCTGGAGACGTCTCTTGGCCAGTACACTAAACAAGGAAGCATTACCTGCTGGAAGAAAATTTGTCCCCTATTTGAAG gAATGGGTTATGGCAGTCAAGTGGTTGTTTTATACTCCAGCATCTATTATATTATCATATTGGCTTGGGCCTTCCTGTATCTCTTCTCTTGTTTTACCTCTGAACTTCCCTGGGCGAGCTGCAGAAACAGCTGGAACACAG ATGCTTGTGTGGAGTTTGATCAAAGGCCTGATTATTTTAACATGACCATATCTGAAAATGCAACATCACCAGTGAGAGAGTTTTGGGA GAGAAGAGTTTTGAATATCACAGGAAGCATCAATGAGTTAGGCAGCATACAGTGGGAGCTGGCGCTGTGTCTTCTGCTGTCCTGGATCATCTGTTACTTTTGTGTCTGGAGAGGAGTAAAGTCTACCGGGAAG GTGGTTTATTTTACTGCTACATTTCCATATGTGATGTTGGCAGTGTTGCTTGTGCGTGGAGTCACATTGCCTGGGGCTTTAGATGGGATCAAGTTTTACCTCTACCCAGACCCATCCCGCCTCACTGATCCCCAG GTGTGGATGGATGCTGgaacacaaatatttttttcctacgCTATTTGCATTGGGTGTCTAACTGCACTTGGCAGCTATAATAAGTATGACAATAACTGCTACAA ggaTTGTCTGTATTTGTGCCTTCTGAACAGTGGAACCAGTTTTGTTGCTGGCTTTGCCATTTTCTCTGCACTTGGATTCATGGCATATGAGCAGAACACAGACATATCAAAAGTGGCAGAAGCAG GTCCCGGCTTGGCATTTATTGCTTATCCTCGAGCAGTTGCCATGATGCCTGTTCCTCAGCTCTGGGCGATATTCTTTTTCATTATGATCATCCTACTGGGACTAGACAGTGAG tttgtggGTCTGGAAGCTCTTGTGACAGCAATTTCTGACATGAACCCAGCCTTCTTCCACACTGGCCATCGACGTAAACTTCTGCTGCTTGCTATCAGTGTTGGATGTTTTTTCATTGGTCTAGTGATGGTTACACAG GGTGGACTGTACATCTTCCAGGTGTTTGACTACTACGCCTGTAGTGGGATGACTATACTTCTCTTTGCCGCACTACAGTCTCTGTGCATTGGATGGGTATATG GTGCAGACCGATTTTATGGAAACATAGAGGACATGATTGGATACAAGCCTTTATCCCTGATTAAGTACTGTTTGAAATATATCACTCCAGTAATCTGTGTG GGaacatttattttctccttGGTCAAATACACGCCCCTGAAATTCAACAACTCAATTATGTATCCATGGTGGGGTTACGCTCTTGGCTGGTGGTTCACACTCTCCTCAACACTCATGGTTCCTTTCTGGATGGTGTACAACCTGGTCGTCACTCCGGGTACACTGCGACAG AGGATCTCGGTCTTGTGCACTCCGGCTGAAGACCTGCCTTTGACCAAATCAGAGAAGAAAGCTCTTGAACTGCTCGACATGCATTCATCTCTGGACAAGATAGTATCTTTGTGA